A window of the Streptomyces sp. Ag109_O5-10 genome harbors these coding sequences:
- a CDS encoding FG-GAP-like repeat-containing protein — MARRTTARGVVAALAVLTVVAGPGPLVGTADAGDGTGSTARATEKVFQSDRYQPRADRLYSAGTDGYLHAQEGRSGYLWTSYATGATTELGELPRVEFAGYLGSSSDIVTDVVSPTQKVVLRDLSAATSTDVTLTHGTYMATYGTHVLTQARDTGGSRTLWLYGGDAPADGTLVDGWPAGITSNFRVLGGDSGTAVVGYALGGVQHLALVDLAAAKVTGDVTLSAAPAAVALSADRLVWYPSGTTPTAHVLDRGDLTAPGTTVPLPGTEGTPSVGIAGDWLVVARTVPSNPSNLADESGEQLMAVPVTGGAPVTLLRHANSSVVPAPDGGLLVVGGADAGHWAVRRVTGTGADTPALTELTAVPPVAAKITRLSLENGTLATDEANSSFLGAYYTRPIAADGTPGTRTWEKWDGLDTGPYATGDGRAVTFTADADPVGSYVQSVDRDDQAGFFYLPSATGTVLDVTGRYAVVNGSFPSKQYVGDLGVYTDLQPVLTRSVTAASVWGSSLWTPGSGNGVVTARNLKTGATAATVSTGAPCVPKELQVVSRWIYWSCGTGGTAGVWDRTAKKNIPVPSGQVQLGDGYLVRQDTTTGTLLLTAFADGTATTREIADLPAGTSGGRGTTWTVDKFGGPVAYVDAENRIHLVPSGVATQPLSAVESETTGNAGENSAADSPWWQWRGLLSKPAASWTATLTSKATGTVVRTLSGGAVQGNLTARWDIRDAKGALVPNGAYTFTVTIPPADGSGRALTVSQTVQVSDGAAVRHDFTSAGSWAPDGTGDILTLSSSGTVSYRPGTGTGTLGKAMSASGWPASVKLFPFGDLDGDRRNDILVRFSSGELRVYRTMLGQAFLTSTPHTSLGKGWNQYDVLTSPGDISGDGRPDLIARNSATGAVYLYRGTSTGKLTARVKLYADWKTYKKIVGVGDLNGDGIGDLVAQDKSNNLYRYLGTGKGTFSARVKLSSSWGGSYDTVIGAGDLTGDGNADLLSRDTSGNLWRNNGNGKGVFGARTKIATGWRGYKGIF, encoded by the coding sequence ATGGCTCGTCGTACCACCGCCCGTGGCGTCGTCGCCGCGCTGGCAGTCCTCACCGTCGTCGCCGGTCCCGGTCCACTCGTCGGCACGGCCGATGCGGGCGACGGCACCGGGAGCACCGCACGCGCGACCGAGAAGGTCTTCCAGTCCGACCGTTACCAGCCTCGCGCCGACCGGCTCTACAGCGCCGGTACCGACGGCTACCTGCACGCCCAGGAGGGACGCTCCGGCTACCTGTGGACGTCGTACGCCACCGGTGCGACGACCGAACTGGGCGAGCTGCCGCGAGTCGAATTCGCCGGCTACCTGGGCTCGTCGTCCGACATCGTGACCGACGTCGTCTCGCCCACCCAGAAGGTCGTCCTGCGTGACCTCTCCGCCGCCACCAGCACCGACGTCACCCTCACCCACGGCACGTACATGGCCACCTACGGCACCCATGTGCTGACCCAGGCCCGCGACACGGGCGGCAGCCGCACGCTGTGGCTCTACGGCGGCGACGCCCCGGCCGACGGCACCCTCGTCGACGGGTGGCCGGCCGGGATCACCTCGAACTTCCGGGTGCTGGGCGGCGACAGCGGCACCGCCGTCGTCGGCTACGCGCTGGGGGGCGTGCAGCACCTGGCGCTGGTGGACCTGGCCGCCGCGAAGGTCACCGGCGACGTGACCCTGTCCGCCGCTCCGGCCGCCGTCGCGCTGAGCGCGGACCGGCTGGTCTGGTACCCGTCCGGTACCACGCCGACGGCGCACGTCCTGGACCGCGGCGACCTCACCGCCCCCGGGACGACGGTGCCCCTGCCCGGCACCGAGGGCACCCCGTCGGTCGGCATCGCCGGGGACTGGCTCGTGGTGGCCCGTACCGTGCCGTCGAACCCCTCCAACCTGGCCGACGAGTCCGGCGAGCAGCTCATGGCCGTCCCCGTCACGGGCGGCGCCCCGGTCACCCTGCTCCGGCACGCGAACAGCTCCGTCGTACCCGCCCCCGACGGCGGCCTGCTGGTCGTCGGGGGCGCCGACGCCGGGCACTGGGCGGTACGCCGGGTCACCGGCACGGGCGCGGACACCCCGGCACTGACCGAACTGACCGCCGTACCGCCGGTAGCGGCGAAGATCACGCGGCTGTCGCTGGAGAACGGCACCCTGGCCACCGACGAGGCCAACTCCAGCTTCCTGGGCGCGTACTACACCCGGCCGATCGCCGCGGACGGCACGCCCGGCACCCGGACCTGGGAGAAGTGGGACGGCCTCGACACGGGCCCGTACGCCACCGGGGACGGCCGCGCCGTGACGTTCACCGCCGACGCCGACCCGGTCGGCTCGTACGTCCAGTCCGTCGACCGCGACGACCAGGCCGGCTTCTTCTACCTGCCCTCGGCAACCGGCACCGTCCTCGACGTCACCGGCCGCTACGCGGTCGTCAACGGTTCCTTCCCCAGCAAGCAGTACGTCGGCGACCTCGGTGTCTACACCGACCTGCAGCCCGTCCTCACCCGCTCCGTCACAGCCGCCTCCGTCTGGGGGAGCAGCCTGTGGACGCCGGGTTCCGGCAACGGTGTCGTCACCGCCAGGAACCTGAAGACCGGCGCGACCGCCGCCACCGTCAGCACCGGCGCCCCGTGCGTCCCCAAGGAGCTCCAGGTGGTGAGCCGCTGGATCTACTGGTCCTGCGGTACGGGCGGGACGGCCGGCGTCTGGGACCGAACGGCGAAGAAGAACATCCCCGTCCCGTCCGGCCAGGTCCAGCTCGGCGACGGATACCTCGTCCGGCAGGACACGACCACCGGGACGCTGCTCCTCACTGCCTTCGCCGACGGCACCGCGACCACCCGTGAGATAGCCGACCTCCCGGCGGGCACGTCCGGCGGGCGCGGGACGACCTGGACCGTGGACAAGTTCGGCGGGCCCGTCGCCTACGTCGACGCGGAGAACCGGATCCACCTGGTGCCCAGCGGGGTCGCCACCCAGCCGCTCTCCGCCGTCGAGTCCGAGACGACCGGCAACGCGGGGGAGAACAGCGCGGCCGACAGCCCGTGGTGGCAGTGGCGCGGGCTCCTCTCCAAGCCGGCCGCCTCCTGGACGGCCACCCTCACCAGCAAGGCCACCGGTACCGTCGTCCGCACCCTCTCCGGCGGGGCGGTGCAGGGCAACCTGACCGCGCGGTGGGACATCCGTGACGCCAAGGGCGCGCTCGTCCCCAACGGTGCCTACACCTTCACGGTGACGATCCCGCCTGCCGACGGCTCGGGACGCGCGCTGACCGTGTCGCAGACGGTGCAGGTGTCCGACGGGGCCGCCGTACGCCACGACTTCACCAGCGCCGGTTCCTGGGCGCCCGACGGAACCGGTGACATCCTGACCCTCAGCTCCTCCGGCACCGTCAGCTACCGGCCGGGCACCGGCACGGGCACCCTGGGCAAGGCCATGTCCGCCTCCGGCTGGCCCGCCTCCGTGAAGCTCTTCCCGTTCGGTGACCTCGACGGCGACCGGCGCAACGACATCCTCGTCCGGTTCAGCAGCGGCGAACTACGGGTGTACCGGACCATGCTCGGCCAGGCGTTTCTCACCAGCACTCCGCACACCTCGCTGGGCAAGGGCTGGAACCAGTACGACGTCCTGACCTCGCCCGGCGACATCAGCGGTGACGGCCGTCCCGACCTCATCGCCCGCAACTCCGCCACCGGCGCCGTCTACCTCTACCGGGGGACGAGCACCGGAAAGCTCACCGCGCGCGTGAAGCTCTACGCCGACTGGAAGACGTACAAGAAGATCGTGGGTGTCGGCGATCTCAACG
- a CDS encoding type II toxin-antitoxin system Phd/YefM family antitoxin, whose product MKTMTYSESRARYAEVLNSVTDDREEVVITRAGHEPVVIVSLEDYESLKETAYLLRSPANARRLLASIDELENGGGTVRELATDE is encoded by the coding sequence GTGAAGACCATGACGTATTCCGAGTCCCGCGCGCGGTACGCCGAGGTACTCAACTCCGTCACCGACGACCGCGAGGAGGTCGTCATCACCCGGGCCGGACATGAGCCGGTCGTCATCGTCTCCCTTGAGGACTACGAGTCCCTGAAGGAGACCGCGTACCTGCTGCGAAGCCCGGCGAACGCCCGGCGCCTGCTCGCCTCCATCGACGAGCTGGAGAACGGCGGCGGCACCGTACGCGAACTGGCGACCGACGAATGA
- a CDS encoding Txe/YoeB family addiction module toxin, with amino-acid sequence MKITFSSRAWEDYLWWQLQDRKILKRINTLIADIARNGNEGIGKPEPLKHGFQGYWSRRINDEHRLIYKATEDAVLIAQCRYHYES; translated from the coding sequence TTGAAGATCACCTTCTCCTCCCGCGCCTGGGAGGACTACCTGTGGTGGCAGCTTCAGGACCGGAAGATCCTGAAGCGCATCAACACGCTCATCGCGGACATCGCCCGGAACGGCAACGAGGGGATCGGCAAACCGGAACCGCTCAAGCACGGATTCCAGGGCTACTGGTCGCGCCGCATCAACGACGAGCACAGACTGATCTACAAGGCCACCGAGGACGCCGTCCTGATCGCACAGTGCCGCTACCACTACGAGAGCTGA